gacggccaaGTATAGGCTAGGCAATTTAATGCAGTTCTCAGAAGACGtgccgtcaccaaccacgatgctccacgtattcgacgccTGCATAATGGGCgggatgtgaagagtccacaaggaagcctaaaagcccccactgtggccccaggtggcgtcgtgtgccacgagcaggggcttggggggcaaatgtacgccctaattctccacgggctattagcgagctgaggtatggcataattatatcagccacgtggatgccacgtacccggagttgctgttaccaggtcccacctctttagctcgatgtaaccaaaggcttactaaggttactaaggagtcgggccAGAAGTATAGACACCACgggctaagaagacatccagctcgaggcacgtgcttgagttggaagctgtgaccctttataaagtcaaccacgcaatgtaaacgtgcatatatcagacatcacgtgtctgatatatccctgaattctcggacacgcagcataaacgtgcgtgttcaagcacccacaaatgggttgggccgtgcggcccattatctcccttacctattgattagaccacacttcatttgtcaggttttaggaattaatcatgaatgtcacataagtgacatgatgggtaagaaggtcacgggatgaccccccttgccaacccccaggtgccctctcctataaatatggagaccctgggagttgcaaagggttggattctattgtgtaaagaaataccctgtaaagaataccagaaaactagcaataatattggctggtggagtagaaggattttaaccttggaaccacctaaaaaagtattcgtatcaccattttattttaagatcattcatctattacggttcattacttagcactaatctcattctcttattctattaattacatgttggcgaagaaccgcgtcaacaataaccatttacaaagagataccccaaccctatttataggggcCTGAGTCATTAATGTCCTAAATGCGAAATTAATACAACATTCCCCATTAGTTAGGAGTAAAATGCTAATTAATTGCATATGGATGCATTAATAAAGACCATGGGCCCATACAGATTGCACAGGGCCCATTTGCAGAAAGTTGCCCACCAACTTTACGAGAACAGGTATCTGACAGTGTCAGGATACGACTGCACGTTCGCCCATATCAGGCGGCATTGTGAGAAATGCCAATTGTCGAGTGTAcaaactcgacaccactactcgaggctcaccaaaagttgtcagacgaacgtCTGGTGGGCCACAGCTGCAGCAATTGACACCTAGCTGCTACCCAGGTTCGAGGGCAAGGATCCTAGACCCGAGGGATTGGTGCATGAAGAATGCGAGAGGACCACCTGAACGTTCCTCGGGGCGTGGCCTCGCTTGGAGACATCTGCGCCTCGAGGATAGACCTCaaggcgtggcctcacttggagacatccacgtcTGGTCGGACCACGACACTCGGAGGGGTTTTACACTACGAGGAGCTCTACGCTAGCTGCACGGAACCTCACTAGCGCTCAAGGAGCTTAATTACTCTTCTAATAACTGTCACATGTCCAGTGATGAAAACACGAACAACAATTTTCTATCAAGTTTTTTCTTCAATCATTAGGGTGTGATTTGAATAAAATCATGaatattttgtaccttaaataggGTAGTTTGTGATATAAAATGTTAtcgcattattattattttttaaaaaaaatcataaagaatattttggtttaatttttcttttaatatgtttaagtcattattttatatataatattgtttatttatttaaaatttatatgacaatcgtaagaacttaataaaaataattaataaattttctaaataaaacaaaacaaacgtGCAATTGCACACTATAGATAGAGCCAAAGTTCTTAGTTTTCTCAACTTTTCtcactaaaaaaataaagaaaataaaatatcgcAATTTGCTTATAatttttcctacacattttctTCTATAAAATTTTCCCTCCCACACTTTTTATTGAACTCCAAAGACAAGAAAAACAAATCCCTtcacttttttttccttttccctaCTAAAGTCTAAGCTCCAAACATAGCATTAATATGATAAGAAAACATAGAGGATTGAACTTGTATCCTTCTCCAATCAGAGTACACTAAAATATTTCTAGCCATAGTTGTAGAGATGAACTTGCATTTGAAATTACAGAGCTactgcctatataaggaatagtAACCAAACACCACAACAAAAGACTTGACATTCAGATAACCAAACACCATAGTGAATGACTAACAGTCAGTTCATGTGTAATCCCCAAGGATCCAAAAGTTGtaaatgataaataaaaaagcaCGAAGTTTTCAAAATCCCATAAAACCATAGCAAACAACCACCAGTTGACAAGTTCTAAAATATAGAAAGGAAAATATTAAGATAAACTAACAAGGAAAAAACCCGGAAAGCAAGTTTGACTTCAAACAATGAGATAAAGAGCTTTTCTCATGTTGGTGCTTCTTGATAGTTGGCAAACTTGGATGAACAAAAATCAATTATTATTAGCCGGAAGCCCAGTACCTGTTCAAGAAATCCAAAGGAATACTATCAATATGAAAATTCAGAACTTCTTTTTTGATGAAAACACAAAACAAGGACTAATGCGTACACCAACATACAGGAAAATTTGCATTTAAATCCAAAGTATTACATGTTTAGAACTAGATTAATATATGTTTTGCATACGTCATCAATATTGAAGTACTTTTAAGATTAGAAGGTTTTAAAAAAAGGTGTTAGTATCACTAGTAGACTTCAACCGGTGGAGAAATTACGCTGAAATTTGCatttaaatcaagtaaatagtttCAAACTAGAAATATCTCCTTGGTATAATATCACTAGAAGGATTCAGCCTATGAAGAAAACTAGAGtaaaaaatcagcaaaatacttaCTTGGGATGAGGCTTTCAGTAAAAGAAAAGACAGCAGGACAATTCCtatcaaaatcatcctcaaaatCAAGGTCTGTCCAAACCCTGCGTTCTATATCATAGATATAATAATGCTCAGTCGTTATTAGAAAAATTTCATTCTTTCTCCCTGCTACAGTGTCAGTATCTTCATTAGTTGAGTAAGGAATGTAATCACTGCACTTCTTCTCCCAGTAATCAGCCCCATCACGAgaccagagaagccatatatccaTGATGAAATCATCATCATAAATAGCTACTAAACACAAGCTTCCATCCAAATCCGTAAGGAAGGCATGTGCTGTAACTTCCTCTGGGAGTTCAATTACTCTGAAGTGTTCCTCAGTATCAATTGAAAAAATTGACCCAGGGATTTCGTAATCATCGTCCGAAGCAATAAACCAATAAACTGTTCCATCAACATATACATTATGAGAACGCATGGGGTATTTTGGAACAGAACCtatgtccctccaagttcgagtaCTTGATGAGTATACCTCACACTTAATGTCGTCATCTCGAGATTCAGAATCAACatggaagatacgaaaaactTTGTACTCACTGAGTCCAAAGGCAACTCCAACAACTGGTACTGATACTGACGGGCTACCTTGAGGAAGTAAATGGACATCACGAGTAGAGGGATTGCATACACGGATTTCCAAAACTGTTACACACATTTCTGTCATGTTAGAGTCTAGAACCCTGGGGCAATTGGCGAAGCACACCAAACCATTGTGACAGCAAATCATACTGAGAAAATAAATGTTTTCACAGCCTGGAAGAGCGATTTCTTCAATTACTGAACCACTGGCACTGACCAAGTAAACATCTGTTACCGCACCCATATATGGGTAAAGTATAAAAATGGGATTTTCTTTGGAGTGTTGTAAATGTAGTTTCATAAAATTTGAATTGCCAATCACTTTGTACCAAAGTTTAGAAATAGTCTTGAATGGTATGAGGCACTTGACAGGAAGCCTTGAGAGGATGTCTTGTACAACATCTACAGAGGATTCTACAGCATCCCATTTACTCGTCCTCTTTCTATAATTAAGAAGATTTCTACCCATTTTTTTCATCCAACTTTTCAAGTAGAGCTTCTACACAACACTTGGAAAGAATCTTAAATGATATTTTATCTGGAATAAAAAGAGATATCAAAATTATTACTTTAAAAATCAGTATTAAAACATCAAGCTTCTTTAAATAACTTCCATTGGCTCTTCTGCAAAGAATTTAGAAATAGGCACatcataaaaaaattagaaaaaaaggcTTACCTTCAAAACAACTTAAGAGCTTAAAGCAATATTTTTTAGTTCTTTTACCAATCCACCTGTACTCTTAGCACAAGTTCTTAGCGCAAGTTCAACTTTGTGATATGATATAACATACTGTGAAAATGGTGAGGGAAAAACACCTTTCTTGTTGTATATTTTCTTCTTCTGTTTAAAGATTTACAACCaagaggatatatatatatatatatatatatatataggctataCAAGACTTAAACTATTAATTACAAAATGAGAAACGTCTGAAGAATAGGAACCGATTCCTATTCCTATGGAACTCAAAGATCAAACTTTAAGATCTTTAATTTCCTAACTGTCAACACATACAATAATTTTACCgagctttttttttaaatttttttgatagAAATATGATAAATGAAACATCAAGCTAAAAGAGAGGCATTGCAACTAAGTTGGCACACAATTACCAAGCAATTGTCTACATCCGACCTAATACAttgatataaaataaaataaaaaatctagaAACAATTAATTACAAAGCCAAAATACAATCCAAATAGGAATATACATCTCTAATTTTCCCAAGTATGATACCTTTCTTTATATTCTAAAATTACAAGTAACATATCATTGATGCCAATATTCTGCTAGTCCAATTGAGCATATCATCTTCATTATGTCATCTCTTTGTCAATCACAAAATAATTAAAGTCTAGATTTGCCTACATTAAACTACAAAACTATTTCAACATTTTAAGATTAGATGTGTTCGTGGATGAGCCTGTAAAATAAAAACCCTTATGGACCAAGGAGAATTACCACAACCAAACATCCCAATTCTACGAATAACTAAATCCAAAATTTGTAAGAAGTTTCAATCACAAGAACAGATCTAAGGATTTACATTTTTCTAATTTGCATCAATGTTCCATTCTCATTGATGTGCCCAGTCTCTTGCAATTTTTATGTACCCAAAT
The Humulus lupulus chromosome 6, drHumLupu1.1, whole genome shotgun sequence DNA segment above includes these coding regions:
- the LOC133782504 gene encoding putative F-box/kelch-repeat protein At1g12870, which produces MKKMGRNLLNYRKRTSKWDAVESSVDVVQDILSRLPVKCLIPFKTISKLWYKVIGNSNFMKLHLQHSKENPIFILYPYMGAVTDVYLVSASGSVIEEIALPGCENIYFLSMICCHNGLVCFANCPRVLDSNMTEMCVTVLEIRVCNPSTRDVHLLPQGSPSVSVPVVGVAFGLSEYKVFRIFHVDSESRDDDIKCEVYSSSTRTWRDIGSVPKYPMRSHNVYVDGTVYWFIASDDDYEIPGSIFSIDTEEHFRVIELPEEVTAHAFLTDLDGSLCLVAIYDDDFIMDIWLLWSRDGADYWEKKCSDYIPYSTNEDTDTVAGRKNEIFLITTEHYYIYDIERRVWTDLDFEDDFDRNCPAVFSFTESLIPSTGLPANNN